A single region of the Eriocheir sinensis breed Jianghai 21 chromosome 53, ASM2467909v1, whole genome shotgun sequence genome encodes:
- the LOC126983373 gene encoding pneumococcal serine-rich repeat protein-like isoform X11, with amino-acid sequence MVRFKPARTPGARRLLCPLSRLLRLLPLLPLLPLLSQPVAASQHQFEDDVVFYKKSGEGWLRCVAHLRFSVAPRVSGSLAGLECVPTTWHEGKVGQSGTGTHRSTAGFDCEEVHPAPWWPESWDKRIGECREKLSASSSSNSYLQSPSSSFTSSTSQSKSSFLESARDSSSVSSSSGGESKSSTPLDCLCEESGSSSSLSQGSSGGFVTSSSQTSGAESGQVPLSRSSGSAAESSNLPSSSNSALTVVVPSSSSSSPGLSVSASSPSRSFSVIASLTSVSASSAPSRVEGSRSSVSTNSAPQGNSYSSTSENSDSVTSGSISSAFNEGFSASSSTSSSAFNEGFSASSSTSSSAFNEGFSASSSTSSSAFNEGFSASSSTSSSAFSEGLSASSSTSSSAFSEGLSASSSTSSSAFSEGLSVSSSTSSSAFSEGLSVSSSTSSSAFSEGLSASSSTSSSAFSEGLSASSSTSSSAFSEGLSVSSSTSSLWSISADNSIYEGSQCSSSEDIYSSVMSSSASQGPSPALSRVSSSSSSSSIGGSSSDDCLCFESSSSTGSGSLSEVSTSGSQPSFSSPAASGGTTSSASSGKAGASVSTLASNTDSASSSLNSGPSSEPSSSRELEECSSSFERISSSALFKSSLASCSTSSSAFSEGLSASSSTSSSAFSEGLSASSSTSSSAFSEGLSASSSTSSSAFSEGLSASSSTSSSAFSEGLSASSSTSSSALAQCSAESSSTGSNTAPGGNLLGNSVSSSALTEDLSASSSTSSSAFTEGLSASSSTSSSAFSEGLSASSSTSSSAFSEGLSASSSISSSAFSEGLSASSSTSSSAFSEGLSASSSTSSSAFSEGLSASSSTSSSTFTEDLSASSSTSSSAFTEGLSASSSTSSSAFSEGLSASSSTSSSAFSEGLSASSSTSSSAFSEGLSASSSTSSSALSEGLSTSSSTSSSALSEGLSASSSTSSSAFSESLLASSSSAFSEGLSASSSTSSSAFSEGLSASSSTSSSAFSESLLASSSSAFSEGLSASSSTSSSAFSEGLSASSSTSSSAFSEGLSASSSTSSSAFSEDLSASSSTSSSAFTEGLSASSSTSSSAFSEDLSASSSTSSSAFTEGLSASSSTSSSAFTEGLSASSSTSSSAFSEGLSASSSTSSSVFTEGLSASSSTSSSAFSEGLSASSSTSSSAFSEGLSASSSISSSAFSEGLSASSSTSSSAFSEGLSASSSTSSSAFSEGLSASSSTSSSAFSEVLSASSSTRSSAFSEGLSASSSTSSSAFSEGLSASSSTSSSAFSEGLSASSSTSSSAFSEGLSASSSTSSSAFSEGLSASSSTSSSALSEGLSASSSTSSSAFSESLLASSSSAFSEGLSASSSTSSSAFSEGLSASSSTSSSAFSEGLSASSSTSSSAFSEGLSVSSSTSSSAFSEDLSASSSTSSSAFSEDLSASSSTSSSAFSEGLSASSSSAFSEGLSASSSTSSSAFSEGLSASSSISSSAFSEGLSASSSTSSSVFSEGLSASSSTSSSAFSEGLSASSSTSSSAFSEGLSASSSTSSSAFSEGLSASSSTSSSAFSEGLSASSSTSSSAFSEGLSASSSTSSSAFSEGLSASSSTSSSAFSEGLSASSSTSSSAFSEGLSASSSTSSSAFSEGLSVSSSTSSSAFSEGLSASSSTSSSALSDSSLASSVVSTSVDVEVSASDSVVSSSLGASSSSLSSSLAPTAASSGSSVSSSAPAGSFSSSDGGDMTPEGSSSSMVAGSPSSSGSSSGRGSVSSAGSGVSAVSPSTAAMTTTTTTTPTTTTTTPTTTTTTPTTTTTITTTTTNRPANTLGPSICAEVILSEDRDLKTVTSPGYPNLYPNDYHCEFNVTAPEDYKVVLIFESLKVEYKNRCANDYVRAVNLQTYHGVQFCGNKLPPAWMDFVSEKNFITVTFHTNGERQFKGFKFIATAFKS; translated from the exons ATGGTCCGCTTCAAGCCCGCGCGGACCCCCGGGGCGCGACGCTTACTATGTCCCTTATCCCGCCTGCTGCGCCTGCTGCCCCTGCTTCCCTTGCTGCCTCTGCTCTCCCAGCCCGTCGCTGCCAGTCAG CATCAGTTTGAGGATGACGTGGTGTTCTACAAGAAGAGTGGGGAGGGTTGGCTGCGATGCGTTGCTCACCTCCGCTTTTCTGTGGCGCCGCGGGTGTCTGGCTCTCTGGCGGGGCTGGAATGTGTCCCGACTACTTGGCACGAGGGGAAGGTCGGCCAAAGCGGCACAGGCACTCACCGGTCTACTGCGGGTTTTGACTGCGAGGAGGTGCACCCTGCGCCTTGGTGGCCTGAGAGCTGGGATAAGAGGATCGGGGAATGCCGGGAAAAGttgtccgcctcctcctcttctaactcttACTTGcagtccccctcgtcctccttcacaTCCTCGACAAGCCAGAGTAAATCTTCCTTCCTCG AGTCAGCCAGAGACAGCAGCagcgtcagcagcagcagcggagGAGAAAGTAAATCATCCACCCCTCTCGACTGCCTGTGTGAGGAGAGTGGCTCAA GTTCATCGCTCAGTCAGGGATCGAGTGGCGGCTTCGTGACCTCCAGCTCCCAGACGT CCGGCGCAGAATCAGGGCAGGTCCCACTCTCACGAAGCTCAGGCAGTGCAGCGGAAAGCTCGAATCTGCCATCAAGTTCTAATAGCGCTTTGACGGTCGTTGTTCCATCAAGCTCAAGTTCCTCCCCAGGACTTAGTGTCAGTGCTTCATCTCCCAGTAGATCGTTTTCAGTCATAGCAAGTTTAA CCTCTGTCTCGGCAAGCTCAGCCCCCTCCAGGGTTGAGGGCTCAAGGTCAAGCGTGTCAACTAACTCTGCTCCTCAAGGAAACTCGTATTCAAGCACCTCAGAAAACTCTGATTCAGTAACATCAGGCTCAATAAGCTCAGCGTTCAATGAAGGCTtctcagcctccagcagcaccagcagctcagcgttcaatGAAGGCTtctcagcctccagcagcaccagcagctcagcgttcaatGAAGGCTtctcagcctccagcagcaccagcagctcagcgttcaatGAAGGCTtctcagcctccagcagcaccagcagctcagcgttcagtgaaggtttatcagcctccagcagcaccagcagctcagcgttcagtgaaggcttatcagcctccagcagcaccagcagttcagcgttcagtgaaggtttatcagtctccagcagcaccagcagctcagcgttcagtgaag gcttatcggtctccagcagcaccagcagctcagcgttcagtgaaggtttatcagcctccagcagcaccagcagttcagcgttcagtgaaggtttatcagcctccagcagcaccagcagttcagcgttcagtgaaggcttatcggtctccagcagcaccagcagcttaTGGTCAATCTCTGCCGAtaattctatatatgaaggaagTCAATGTTCCAGTAGTGAAGATATTTACTCTTCAGTAATGTCGAGTTCCGCCAGTCAAGGCCCCTCGCCCGCGCTGAGCCgggtcagcagcagcagcagcagcagcagcatcggcGGCAGCAGCTCAGACGACTGCCTCTGCTTTGAGTCTTCCAGTTCAA CAGGCAGTGGTTCCTTATCTGAGGTAAGCACTTCGGGTTCGCAGCCAAGCTTTTCCAGTCCAGCCGCCTCGGGCGGCACAACGAGCTCTGCGTCATCCGGCAAAGCTGGAGCTTCAGTCTCAACACTTGCCTCGAACACAG ATTCAGCGTCATCTTCCCTGAATTCAGGACCATCATCAGAACCATCCAGCAGCAGAGAACTTGAAGAATGCTCATCCAGTTTTGAAAGAATCAGCAGCTCAGCACTTTTTAAAAGTTCTCTGGCCTCttgcagcaccagcagctcagctttcagtgaaggcttatcagcctccagcagcaccagcagctcagcgttcagtgaaggcttatcagcctccagcagcaccagcagctcagcgttcagtgaaggtttatcagcctccagcagcaccagcagctcagcgttcagtgaaggtttatcagcctccagcagcaccagcagctcagcgttcagtgaaggtttatcagcctccagcagcaccagcagctcagcacTAGCACAGTGTTCCGCTGAGTCAAGCAGCACAGGCTCTAACACTGCTCCCGGAGGAAACTTACTCGGTAATAGCGTCAGCAGCTCAGCACTCACTGAAGacttatcagcctccagcagcaccagcagctcagcgttcactgaaggcttatcagcctccagcagcaccagcagctcagcgttcagtgaaggcttatcagcctccagcagcaccagcagctcagcgttcagtgaaggcttatcagcctccagcagcatcagcagctcagcgttcagtgaaggtttatcagcctccagcagcaccagcagctcagcgttcagtgaaggcttatcagcctccagcagcaccagcagctcagcgttcagtgaaggtttatcagcctccagcagcaccagcagctcaacATTCACTGAAGacttatcagcctccagcagcaccagcagctcagcgtttaCTGAAGGCTTATCAGcgtccagcagcaccagcagctcagcgttcagtgaaggtttatcagcctccagcagcaccagcagctcagcgttcagtgaaggtttatcagcctccagcagcaccagcagctcagcgttcagtgaaggcttatcagcgtccagcagcaccagcagctcagcgctcagtgaaggtttatcaacctccagcagcaccagcagctcagcgctcagtgaaggtttatcagcctccagcagcaccagcagctcagcgttcagtgaaagCTTATTAGCctccagcagctcagcgttcagtgaaggtttatcagcctccagcagcaccagcagctcagcgttcagtgaaggtttatcagcctccagcagcaccagcagctcagcgttcagtgaaagCTTATTAGCctccagcagctcagcgttcagtgaaggtttatcagcctccagcagcaccagcagctcagcgttcagtgaaggtttatcagcctccagcagcaccagcagctcagcgttcagtgaag gtttatcagcctccagcagcaccagcagctcagcattcagtgaag acttatcagcctccagcagcaccagcagctcagcgttcactgaaggcttatcagcctccagcagcaccagcagctcagcgttcagtgaag acttatcagcctccagcagcaccagcagctcagcgttcactgaaggcttatcagcctccagcagcaccagcagctcagcgttcactgaaggcttatcagcctccagcagcaccagcagctcagcgttcagtgaaggtttatcagcctccagcagcaccagcagctcagtgTTCACTGAAggcttatcagcctccagcagcaccagcagctcagcgttcagtgaaggtttatcagcctccagcagcaccagcagctcagcgttcagtgaaggcttatcagcctccagcagcatcagcagctcagcgttcagtgaaggtttatcagcctccagcagcaccagcagctcagcgttcagtgaaggcttatcagcctccagcagcaccagcagctcagcgttcagtgaaggtttatcagcctccagcagcaccagcagctcagcgttcagtgaagttttatcagcctccagcagcaccaggagctcagcgttcagtgaagggttatcagcctccagcagcaccagcagctcagcgttcagtgaaggtttatcagcctccagcagcaccagcagctcagcgttcagtgaaggtttatcagcctccagcagcaccagcagctcagcgttcagtgaaggtttatcagcctccagcagcaccagcagctcagcgttcagtgaaggtttatcagcctccagcagcaccagcagctcagcgctcagtgaag gtttatcagcctccagcagcaccagcagctcagcgttcagtgaaagCTTATTAGCctccagcagctcagcgttcagtgaaggcttatcagcctccagcagcaccagcagctcagcgttcagtgaaggcttatcagcctccagcagcaccagcagctcagcgttcagtgaaggtttatcagcctccagcagcaccagcagctcagcgttcagtgaaggcttatcagtttccagcagcaccagcagctcagcgttcagtgaag acttatcagcctccagcagcaccagcagctcagcatTCAGTGAAGacttatcagcctccagcagcactagcagctcagcgttcagtgaaggtttatcagcctccagcagctcagcgttcagtgaaggcttatcagcctccagcagcaccagcagctcagcgttcagtgaaggtttatcagcctccagcagcatcagcagctcagcgttcagtgaaggtttatcagcctccagcagcaccagcagctcagtgttcagtgaaggtttatcagcttccagcagcaccagcagctcagcgttcagtgaaggtttatcagcctccagcagcaccagcagctcagcgttcagtgaaggtttatcagcctccagcagcaccagcagctcagcgttcagtgaaggtttatcagcctccagcagcaccagcagctcagcgttcagtgaaggtttatcagcctccagcagcaccagcagctcagcgttcagtgaaggcttatcagcttccagcagcaccagcagctcagcgttcagtgaaggtttatcagcttccagcagcaccagcagctcagcgttcagtgaaggtttatcagcttccagcagcaccagcagctcagcgttcagtgaaggtttatcagcttccagcagcaccagcagctcagcgttcagtgaaggcttATCAGTTTCCAGCAGCActagcagctcagcgttcagtgaaggtttatcagcttccagcagcaccagcagctccgCACTTTCTGATAGCTCTTTGGCGTCCAGCGTGGTAAGCACCTCTGTTGACGTTGAGGTTTCTGCTTCTGATAGTGTTGTCAGTTCGTCACTGGGAGCCAGTTCCTCTTCGCTCAGCAGCAGCCTGGCGCCGACAGCTGCCTCGTCCGGCAGTAGTGTCAGCAGTTCTGCCCCGGCCGGAAGCTTCAGTTCTAGTGATGGTGGCGACATGACTCCTGAAGGAAGTTCAAGTTCAATGGTGGCCG GATCGCCCAGCAGCTCCGGCTCCAGCAGTGGGCGGGGCTCTGTCAGCTCGGCGGGCTCAG GTGTTTCTGCCGTGTCTCCTTCCACCGccgccatgaccaccaccaccacgaccactccaactaccaccacgaccactccaactaccaccacgaccactccaactaccactactactatcacaaccactaccactaacaggCCTGCGAATACTTTAG GGCCGTCTATCTGCGCCGAAGTTATACTGTCTGAGGACCGAGACTTGAAAACCGTCACCTCGCCCGGCTACCCTAATCTTTACCCCAACGACTACCACTGCGAATTCAACGTCACT GCGCCGGAGGATTACAAGG